The following are encoded in a window of Hemiscyllium ocellatum isolate sHemOce1 chromosome 35, sHemOce1.pat.X.cur, whole genome shotgun sequence genomic DNA:
- the LOC132832945 gene encoding butyrophilin subfamily 3 member A2-like, with the protein MTMGKFLVVGPGKPIETTVGEDALLECQLVPDISASNMLVQWFKSGLDSPVHVYSHGEDDAAAQHRKYRGRTELLKNELTKGAISLQIKNTTIFDGGKYRCLVDSGTYSEETAVRLNVVGLGRQPWIQLKGYHENGIQVVCKSSGWFPRPEIQWISEDGLILSQAEPSYEQDSDGLVNVQSIIVVTKQSTNRFKCLVQNEDEIFPGAPDWLAPLLVTILCVTGGIAAVCYWSVKNHRHIKGTVSVIIPEMEMEKTRKGREEKNQRLSDEGERKMETGGKVADCFQCWARTRNGTNTVIDKLKKELWEGA; encoded by the exons GTAAATTCCTTGTTGTTGGACCTGGTAAACCTATTGAAACCACTGTGGGTGAAGATGCTCTGTTGGAATGTCAGCTTGTGCCAGATATATCTGCCAGCAACATGTTGGTGCAGTGGTTTAAATCAGGCCTTGATTCCCCAGTTCACGTGTACAGCCATGGGGAAGATGATGCTGCTGCTCAGCACAGGAAATACAGAGGGAGGACTGAACTGTTGAAAAATGAACTCACCAAAGGAGCCATTTCTCTTCAAATAAAGAACACAACTATTTTTGATGGAGGGAAATACAGGTGTTTAGTTGATAGCGGAACCTATTCTGAAGAAACTGCAGTCAGACTGAATGTCGTAG GTTTGGGTCGTCAGCCCTGGATTCAACTGAAGGGATATCATGAAAATGGAATCCAGGTTGTGTGTAAATCCAGTGGATGGTTCCCAAGGCCAGAAATACAGTGGATCAGTGAAGATGGACTTATTTTATCACAAGCTGAACCAAGTTATGAGCAGGACTCTGACGGTCTTGTAAATGTCCAGAGTATCATCGTCGTTACAAAACAATCAACAAACAGGTTTAAGTGTCTTGTACAAAATGAAG ATGAGATCTTCCCTGGTGCCCCTGACTGGCTGGCACCATTGCTCGTGACCATCCTTTGTGTAACTGGTGGCATTGCAGCTGTGTGTTACTGGAGTGTGAAAAACCATCGACACATTAAAGGTACAGTCTCAGT GATAAtcccagaaatggagatggagaagacaaggaagggaagggaagagaagAATCAGAGATTGTCAGATGAAGGTGAGAGAAAGATGGAAACTGGAGGCAAAGTTGCTGACTGTTTCCAGTGCTGGGCCAGGACAAGAAATGGCACCAATACAGTTATTGACAAACTGAAGAAAGAGTTGTGGGAGGGGGCCTGA